A region from the Sphingobacteriales bacterium genome encodes:
- a CDS encoding T9SS type A sorting domain-containing protein, producing the protein MDSRLMYQSSNPPAIRNGDTLSWNFNNLNANDFRKISIVATTSIPPVLNIHDTLTLVAWVFSEGTRRDTMSLDNYAMLKDVVVGSFEPNYKYSTSRTTLTPTEVDNGEYLTYVVRFQNIGNDTAFKVVILDTLDTNMDWNTFEMVNASHSFSVQLLNGNILKFSSNNIQLPPASINEEGSHGFVAYKVKPKQGLGLGVTVNNTAHIYFDFNIPISTNKVSTYVLLLSKAGNNSFYKGGCRMYPNPNSGIFNVEFVADYKSPLTISLYDLNGRAVYEQKQEHQFISSIPVLLDGLAAGLYNMVLKTEYETVSEKLIVE; encoded by the coding sequence ATGGATTCTCGGTTGATGTACCAATCTTCTAATCCGCCGGCAATACGAAATGGCGACACATTAAGCTGGAACTTCAATAACCTGAATGCAAATGATTTTCGCAAGATCAGCATAGTTGCTACAACAAGCATACCGCCTGTATTGAATATTCATGATACGTTGACCCTTGTTGCCTGGGTGTTTAGTGAAGGTACAAGAAGAGATACTATGTCTCTGGATAATTATGCAATGTTAAAAGATGTGGTAGTAGGTTCTTTTGAACCAAATTATAAATACAGCACATCGAGAACAACCCTAACGCCTACTGAGGTAGATAACGGTGAATATCTTACATACGTTGTCCGTTTTCAGAATATTGGCAATGATACGGCATTCAAGGTGGTCATACTCGATACATTGGATACTAATATGGATTGGAATACCTTCGAAATGGTAAATGCTTCGCATTCTTTTTCCGTACAGCTATTAAATGGAAATATCCTGAAATTTTCCTCCAATAACATACAATTACCACCAGCTTCTATAAATGAAGAAGGAAGCCACGGTTTTGTTGCATACAAAGTGAAACCGAAGCAAGGACTTGGCTTAGGTGTAACTGTCAATAATACAGCTCATATCTATTTTGACTTTAACATCCCAATATCAACCAATAAGGTTTCAACATATGTATTGCTATTGTCAAAAGCAGGCAATAATTCATTTTATAAAGGAGGATGCAGAATGTATCCTAATCCAAATTCAGGAATTTTTAACGTAGAATTTGTTGCAGACTACAAATCTCCGCTTACAATATCATTGTATGATCTAAACGGCCGAGCAGTATATGAACAGAAACAGGAACATCAGTTTATCAGCAGTATTCCTGTGTTGTTGGATGGTTTGGCTGCAGGATTGTATAATATGGTGTTGAAGACAGAATATGAAACTGTGTCAGAAAAATTGATAGTGGAATGA
- a CDS encoding alkane 1-monooxygenase encodes MGLACGALGINVAHELGHRTKKYEQFMSKALLLTSLYMHFFIEHNRGHHKNVSTPLDPATSRLNESIYAFFPRTVFGSWMSAWHLEAHRLKKMKQNFWNPLHNEMLRFQIIQVLFVAAIYAVFGWVGMVGFIASATIGFLLLEIVNYIEHYGLMRKQLPNGSYEKVKPHHSWNSGHELGRIFLFELTRHSDHHFNPSRKYQILRHFENAPQMPTGYLAMIPLALIPPLWFKVMNPLVEKHNATVTDEYVTSLETPVEVE; translated from the coding sequence ATGGGACTGGCCTGCGGTGCGTTGGGAATTAATGTGGCCCATGAATTGGGACACCGAACCAAAAAATATGAACAGTTCATGTCAAAGGCATTATTGCTTACTTCCCTGTATATGCATTTCTTTATAGAGCACAACCGCGGCCATCATAAAAATGTGTCCACTCCATTGGATCCGGCAACTTCCCGTCTGAACGAGTCGATTTATGCCTTTTTTCCAAGAACAGTATTCGGTTCCTGGATGTCTGCATGGCACCTGGAAGCACATCGCCTGAAAAAGATGAAACAGAATTTCTGGAATCCGCTGCACAATGAAATGCTGCGTTTCCAGATAATTCAGGTGTTGTTTGTGGCCGCCATTTATGCCGTATTCGGCTGGGTGGGAATGGTAGGTTTTATTGCTTCCGCCACTATAGGCTTTTTATTACTGGAGATTGTAAACTATATAGAACATTATGGCCTGATGCGAAAACAACTGCCTAACGGTTCTTATGAAAAAGTAAAACCACATCACTCCTGGAATTCCGGGCATGAGCTGGGACGAATTTTCTTATTTGAACTGACCCGCCACAGCGATCACCATTTCAATCCGAGCAGAAAATACCAGATTCTCAGGCATTTTGAAAATGCACCGCAGATGCCTACCGGTTATCTGGCGATGATTCCACTGGCCTTGATTCCCCCGCTGTGGTTTAAGGTGATGAATCCGCTGGTGGAAAAACACAATGCCACAGTGACGGATGAGTATGTCACATCTCTGGAAACACCGGTAGAAGTGGAATAA
- a CDS encoding TlpA family protein disulfide reductase: MPLFQAQNLSIFVDQFLNMQKIVLSLALALSFVLTANAQMPAVGTKAIDLKYKDPNGKEIALSSLKGYVVLLDFWASWCGPCRRNNPQVVATYTKYLGKKFKSPTKGFTVYSVSLDQNADSWKRAIKDDGLVWKNHVSDLQGWNSDGASKYGIRSIPQTVLIDETGFVIAINPNHELVEQIMDKN; this comes from the coding sequence ATGCCTCTTTTTCAGGCACAAAATTTGTCTATCTTTGTTGACCAATTTTTAAACATGCAAAAAATAGTTTTATCTCTGGCATTGGCGCTGTCATTTGTGTTGACGGCAAATGCGCAAATGCCGGCAGTCGGCACAAAAGCCATCGATTTGAAATATAAAGACCCGAATGGCAAGGAAATCGCTCTGTCATCTCTGAAGGGATATGTTGTGCTGCTCGATTTCTGGGCATCCTGGTGCGGCCCCTGCCGCCGGAACAATCCGCAGGTAGTGGCTACATACACTAAGTATCTGGGTAAAAAATTTAAATCTCCAACCAAAGGGTTCACGGTTTACAGTGTTTCTCTGGATCAAAATGCGGATTCCTGGAAACGGGCTATTAAAGATGACGGGCTGGTTTGGAAAAACCATGTCTCTGATTTGCAAGGCTGGAATTCGGACGGAGCTTCTAAATACGGGATTCGTTCCATTCCGCAAACCGTGCTGATTGATGAAACAGGCTTCGTGATTGCCATCAACCCCAATCATGAACTGGTGGAACAAATCATGGACAAAAATTGA